In Aliivibrio wodanis, a genomic segment contains:
- a CDS encoding membrane protein codes for MGRIFFFDLLRCIAAVAVVAIHVLAPYRHELNSIPFDQWVTAVSVNSLSRWAVPVFIMITGALMLSDKREFDAPYYVKKRLGKVLVPFLFWSVFYALFSGLTAQGYDFESTKMVLIDLPFEYTYYHLGFFYYFLPLYIVIPFFRVMVQKIDNTALFSVIGVWLLTTCFFLVKFEGFWSTEIWLYSGYLLLGYVLYQRVSLTKTNTIIALFIGITALAATVYMVITQSVLLGEYTVGRWLSYKTINTVAAAGMLFFVCRYYGESLSDKSRTIVGFISTYSLGIYLLHPLFLWPMKNYAWYEGQNPMWVIPVWVFLSGAGALGLSWLLSKSKKTAWLVP; via the coding sequence ATGGGAAGAATTTTCTTTTTTGATTTACTAAGATGCATAGCTGCAGTTGCAGTCGTCGCGATTCACGTATTAGCTCCCTACCGACATGAGTTGAATTCAATTCCATTTGACCAATGGGTAACGGCGGTATCAGTAAACAGCTTAAGTCGCTGGGCTGTTCCGGTGTTTATTATGATCACAGGGGCATTAATGCTCAGTGATAAGCGAGAGTTTGATGCGCCTTATTATGTAAAAAAACGACTCGGGAAAGTACTTGTTCCCTTTCTTTTCTGGTCGGTATTTTATGCTTTATTCTCAGGATTAACCGCGCAGGGTTATGATTTTGAATCAACAAAAATGGTACTTATCGACCTACCTTTTGAATACACCTATTACCATTTAGGGTTCTTTTATTACTTTCTTCCCTTATATATTGTGATCCCTTTCTTTAGAGTCATGGTTCAAAAGATAGATAACACCGCTCTCTTCTCTGTTATTGGAGTATGGCTACTCACTACCTGTTTCTTTCTTGTCAAATTTGAAGGATTCTGGAGTACTGAGATCTGGCTGTATAGTGGTTACTTACTATTAGGTTATGTGCTATACCAACGAGTTTCATTAACTAAAACAAACACCATCATCGCGCTGTTTATTGGTATCACTGCATTAGCAGCCACTGTTTATATGGTGATAACCCAAAGTGTATTACTGGGAGAATATACCGTAGGCAGATGGTTATCTTACAAAACTATTAATACTGTTGCTGCAGCTGGAATGCTGTTTTTTGTTTGTCGTTATTATGGAGAATCACTGTCTGATAAATCCCGAACCATTGTTGGATTTATCAGTACCTACAGCTTAGGAATTTACTTACTCCATCCTCTATTCTTGTGGCCAATGAAAAATTATGCATGGTACGAAGGACAAAACCCTATGTGGGTTATTCCGGTTTGGGTGTTCCTTAGTGGTGCTGGCGCACTTGGCTTAAGTTGGTTACTTTCTAAATCTAAAAAAACAGCATGGCTTGTTCCTTAG
- a CDS encoding exported serine protease, trypsin elastase, which translates to MKAIVGLILSCSVVSVASQAAEEISVTPYIVGGVSANVANYPYMASLMFEYKTKPGVVYPFCGGSVLDERHILTAAHCVYDTSPSQVANMKVAIEVNDGQGMAAAQKVAVKKIYYPDNYNNSTLINDVAVLELSESLPNYTYKHAVKLGDTSDQDYRMPMTEFTAVGYGRFSTSNDNNGENKSVEFRETQVTYVNPTDCNFWANYTTSNKQVCATGRSFDNSNLVTATCQGDSGGPLIWNGSQIGIVSFGPLICGDGRLNSQSVFTDVSQYKDWIRKAQKGELSSVITVTEDSYSESSGGSIPLGMIFVLSIFGFYRKYH; encoded by the coding sequence ATGAAAGCGATAGTAGGGTTAATTTTATCATGCTCTGTGGTTTCTGTTGCTAGTCAAGCAGCAGAAGAGATTTCTGTCACGCCATATATTGTTGGTGGGGTTAGTGCAAATGTTGCTAATTACCCTTATATGGCCTCATTAATGTTTGAATATAAAACTAAACCTGGTGTTGTTTATCCATTTTGTGGTGGATCTGTTCTTGATGAGCGACATATTTTAACCGCAGCGCATTGTGTATATGATACTTCACCTTCTCAAGTTGCCAATATGAAAGTGGCGATCGAAGTTAATGATGGACAGGGTATGGCCGCAGCTCAAAAAGTAGCTGTAAAAAAGATTTATTATCCAGATAATTATAATAACTCTACCCTAATTAATGATGTAGCTGTCTTAGAATTGTCAGAATCACTACCTAATTATACTTATAAACACGCAGTTAAATTAGGAGATACGTCAGATCAAGACTATAGAATGCCAATGACGGAATTTACAGCTGTTGGTTATGGTCGTTTTAGTACCAGTAATGATAACAATGGTGAGAATAAAAGTGTTGAGTTTAGAGAAACTCAAGTTACTTATGTTAACCCAACAGATTGTAATTTTTGGGCTAATTATACGACATCGAATAAGCAAGTATGTGCAACGGGACGCTCGTTTGATAATAGTAATTTAGTGACAGCAACTTGTCAGGGGGACTCTGGTGGTCCGTTAATCTGGAATGGTTCCCAAATTGGAATCGTGAGTTTTGGTCCATTGATTTGTGGGGATGGCAGATTAAATAGCCAATCGGTCTTTACAGACGTAAGCCAGTATAAAGATTGGATTAGAAAAGCACAAAAAGGAGAGTTGTCTTCGGTCATTACCGTTACAGAAGATAGCTATAGTGAAAGCTCTGGAGGTTCAATTCCTCTAGGTATGATTTTTGTTCTTTCAATATTTGGATTTTACCGTAAGTATCATTAA
- a CDS encoding fatty acid desaturase, with protein sequence MHQGSKPPIIWLNVFIFTSSLLLALVATPLYAYYHGLGAEHWIWLLLTFSFCNLSITAGYHRLWSHKAYSAHPALRFIFALGGAFALQNSALHWSSDHRVHHRHVDNNDKDPYSAKRGFWYSHIGWMLRHYQSSACNEYSNCRDLQKDNVIMWQHNHYVPLALLMNLGIPVLLGVIYGDIIGMLLMIGAVRLVLSHHTTFFINSLAHIWGSQPYTEKNTARDNGILAIFTFGEGYHNYHHIFENDYRNGIYWWQYDPTKWFIKSCSWFGLTTKLRVSPQAKIEKAKALMLRKKAEDKIATLHNYHIVKEHLEAEYDALIERMSEYYDSKKQLLDNKKNSLSKKYELAVLRVQHKQIKRQFEQQKKAWNSLVLSYT encoded by the coding sequence ATGCATCAAGGATCAAAACCACCAATCATTTGGTTAAATGTATTTATATTTACCTCAAGCCTATTACTTGCTTTAGTCGCGACTCCTCTTTATGCCTATTACCATGGTTTAGGAGCTGAGCATTGGATATGGCTGCTTCTTACTTTCAGTTTTTGTAATCTATCTATTACAGCTGGTTACCATCGTCTCTGGTCGCACAAGGCTTATAGCGCCCATCCTGCTTTACGCTTTATTTTTGCTTTAGGTGGCGCTTTCGCTTTACAAAATAGTGCATTACATTGGTCTTCCGATCATCGAGTACACCATCGCCATGTCGATAATAATGATAAAGATCCATACTCTGCAAAGCGTGGCTTTTGGTATTCTCATATTGGCTGGATGTTACGTCACTACCAATCCTCTGCCTGTAATGAATATAGCAATTGCCGCGACCTTCAAAAAGATAATGTAATTATGTGGCAACATAATCACTATGTACCACTTGCTCTTCTTATGAATCTTGGTATTCCAGTACTTCTTGGCGTTATTTACGGGGACATTATTGGAATGTTACTTATGATAGGCGCAGTACGTTTAGTGTTAAGCCACCATACAACTTTCTTTATTAACTCATTAGCCCATATTTGGGGCTCTCAACCTTATACTGAAAAAAACACCGCTCGTGATAATGGCATTTTAGCTATATTTACTTTTGGTGAGGGTTACCATAATTACCACCACATTTTTGAAAATGATTACCGTAATGGTATTTACTGGTGGCAATATGATCCTACAAAGTGGTTTATTAAAAGCTGCTCATGGTTTGGTTTAACAACTAAATTACGAGTTAGCCCTCAAGCTAAAATAGAGAAAGCTAAAGCGCTTATGCTGCGAAAAAAAGCGGAAGATAAAATTGCTACATTACACAATTATCACATCGTAAAAGAACATTTAGAAGCTGAGTATGATGCGCTAATTGAACGCATGTCAGAGTATTACGATTCAAAAAAACAGCTCCTTGATAATAAGAAAAATTCGTTATCGAAGAAATATGAATTGGCTGTTTTACGTGTTCAACATAAACAGATAAAACGGCAATTTGAGCAACAAAAGAAAGCTTGGAATAGCTTAGTCTTAAGCTATACCTAA
- a CDS encoding putative regulator, GGDEF family protein yields MKAIHIDSTYGVVIHRNFLPLYVDEKYAQMFGFKSTDEVMNLSSLFEIIDPKFHNSAQQAYCDVISGKEQPKVRSYVNQNKQGQMFSVLTVDHVIEWEGEPALQITVIDMSMVDQTNQRILEQEQKYKDLIWNSLQGIIVHRNFVPLMVNPSYVNAIGATSVAQVMNMPSLECLIPESNRDNAKAIYQKLISKEHKTINNIVENIRLDGKHRYFQIYESAIIWDDKPAVQSSVIDVTEKYQLEQQIQYQASYDDLTGLLNRRAITEKLNQQTSKDTCPSQTCLLIDIDNFKCINDQFGHSAGDEVIKRFALQCRSIVDNQGFVGRWGGEEFIIFLPDKNLEQANEIAEQILHTCKQEPYKFSNKEHTVTVSIGISLCQAKQCNLEALIQTADSNMYQAKQQGKDQIVLPN; encoded by the coding sequence ATGAAAGCCATCCATATCGACTCCACCTATGGTGTGGTAATCCATCGTAATTTTCTTCCTCTTTATGTAGATGAAAAATATGCTCAAATGTTTGGCTTCAAATCTACTGATGAAGTAATGAATCTTAGTTCTTTATTTGAAATCATTGACCCTAAATTTCATAATTCAGCCCAACAAGCTTACTGTGATGTTATCTCAGGCAAAGAACAGCCTAAAGTGCGCTCTTATGTAAACCAAAATAAACAAGGTCAAATGTTCTCAGTCTTAACCGTTGATCATGTCATTGAGTGGGAAGGTGAACCTGCACTTCAAATTACCGTAATCGATATGTCAATGGTAGATCAAACAAATCAACGTATCTTAGAGCAAGAGCAGAAATATAAAGATCTTATCTGGAACTCGCTTCAAGGCATTATTGTCCATCGTAATTTTGTTCCATTAATGGTAAACCCTTCATATGTTAATGCAATTGGAGCTACATCCGTTGCTCAAGTAATGAACATGCCATCATTAGAGTGTCTTATTCCAGAGTCAAACCGAGATAATGCGAAAGCGATTTACCAAAAGTTGATCTCAAAAGAACACAAAACAATAAATAATATTGTAGAAAATATTCGACTCGATGGTAAACACCGTTATTTTCAGATCTATGAAAGCGCAATAATCTGGGATGATAAACCGGCCGTTCAAAGCTCCGTTATTGACGTCACTGAAAAATATCAATTAGAACAACAGATCCAATATCAAGCCTCTTATGATGACTTAACGGGTTTACTCAATCGTCGCGCAATAACTGAAAAATTAAATCAACAAACAAGTAAGGATACTTGCCCTTCTCAAACCTGCCTTTTAATCGATATTGATAATTTTAAATGTATTAATGATCAATTTGGTCACTCTGCTGGGGATGAAGTCATTAAACGCTTCGCGCTGCAATGTAGATCTATCGTCGATAATCAAGGCTTTGTTGGACGGTGGGGAGGTGAAGAATTTATTATTTTTCTTCCCGATAAAAACCTTGAACAAGCAAATGAGATTGCCGAACAGATTTTACATACTTGTAAACAAGAACCGTATAAGTTTTCAAATAAAGAGCATACAGTCACTGTCAGTATTGGTATCAGTCTATGCCAAGCAAAACAGTGCAATTTAGAAGCATTAATTCAAACTGCAGACAGCAATATGTATCAGGCAAAACAACAAGGTAAAGATCAAATTGTTCTGCCTAATTAG
- the luxT gene encoding HTH-type transcriptional regulator LuxT — translation MTKGKTNKAMMTKQKIIDTAFDITIKNGFETATFTYIAKTAGISKSGINAHFDRKSDIAAELAPIYESIIKEPLRFGSPEEFYESWIHAFESNDKFRSAVLTAGPIIPKLDGVKGLFDIIKGNKEEIQKCVYMCIGYSVIHSS, via the coding sequence GTGACAAAGGGGAAAACGAATAAAGCGATGATGACTAAGCAGAAAATTATAGATACTGCTTTTGATATCACTATTAAGAATGGCTTTGAGACTGCTACATTTACATATATAGCAAAAACGGCGGGTATATCTAAATCAGGTATTAATGCTCATTTTGACAGAAAATCGGATATTGCTGCAGAATTAGCTCCTATTTATGAGAGTATAATTAAAGAGCCTCTGAGGTTTGGTTCACCTGAAGAGTTCTATGAGTCTTGGATACATGCTTTTGAGAGTAATGATAAATTTAGATCAGCAGTATTAACTGCAGGACCAATCATTCCAAAATTGGATGGTGTTAAAGGATTGTTTGATATCATTAAGGGTAATAAGGAAGAAATTCAAAAGTGTGTTTATATGTGTATCGGCTATTCAGTTATTCACTCATCGTAG
- a CDS encoding response regulator — protein sequence MNDEVFNNKDRFNIWYYGTIFILVILLLWVSFSIASKMADSKLSNLRINSNKFLYSFLLSIASFILIAMFVCFLLIESSERYALNRTESDLIKVIHSYKDDVEETLNIMKITHAYITSTPEFIDIFESLIITRNNPITEEVLKTKNRLIDVFKKYETLHVGKTNAFAIFTTKGAKLASYGKNIGYREFNEDVYPHFLNALKGRSSIFSIGAYFDHADQGYKGNLFFSTPIINGKTDEIYGVIISEIITDELFFPDSYKKYFQKTGEMIAVDHDGVIISRCKSGNCLGNKKSGIITFTSPPNNGDVGKMEITTDYLGNEVFAVTSWQNAFKANFIAKINVDEALTEHNDFKEALILITSGMSIFVILCIGFTLIIVRKVTNKQSELNRSLIERLGNAAEFKDNDTGMHVIRMSHYAKIVAKNYGCTDIWCEDLFTAAPMHDIGKIGIPDKILHKPGKLTESEWIIMKEHPIFGAKIIGDHSDPLLIMAKEISIAHHEKWDGSGYPYNLAKEDIPLSARIIAIADVYDALTTERPYKNAWSDKKAIELIKSESGVHFDPKVVDAFIRSIDEILKMKDKYCDIKCNPKTQEHLYFISN from the coding sequence ATGAACGACGAAGTGTTTAACAATAAAGATAGATTCAACATATGGTACTACGGCACCATTTTTATTTTAGTGATCCTACTGCTGTGGGTAAGTTTCAGCATTGCATCAAAAATGGCAGACTCAAAACTATCTAACCTCAGGATCAATTCAAACAAATTTCTCTACTCCTTTTTATTATCGATAGCATCTTTCATTTTAATTGCCATGTTCGTATGCTTTCTGCTCATTGAGTCTAGTGAGAGATACGCACTTAATAGGACAGAAAGCGACTTGATCAAGGTGATCCACAGCTACAAGGACGATGTTGAAGAGACACTAAACATAATGAAAATAACACACGCTTATATCACATCAACCCCCGAGTTTATCGATATATTTGAAAGCCTTATCATAACTAGAAATAATCCAATTACTGAGGAGGTATTGAAGACAAAAAATAGACTTATTGATGTATTCAAAAAATACGAAACTCTTCATGTAGGAAAAACCAATGCTTTTGCTATCTTCACAACAAAAGGAGCAAAATTAGCGAGTTATGGTAAAAATATCGGATATAGAGAATTCAATGAAGATGTTTACCCACATTTTTTGAATGCACTTAAAGGCCGATCTTCAATATTCTCTATTGGTGCATATTTTGATCATGCAGATCAAGGATACAAAGGGAATCTATTCTTCTCTACACCAATAATAAATGGCAAAACCGATGAAATTTATGGCGTAATCATTAGTGAAATAATCACTGATGAATTGTTCTTTCCCGATAGCTACAAAAAATACTTTCAGAAAACCGGTGAAATGATTGCAGTTGATCATGATGGCGTAATTATATCGCGATGTAAAAGTGGAAATTGTCTCGGTAATAAAAAGAGCGGCATAATCACGTTCACTAGCCCACCAAATAATGGCGATGTAGGTAAAATGGAGATAACTACTGATTACTTAGGAAATGAAGTATTTGCAGTAACCAGTTGGCAAAATGCATTCAAAGCTAACTTCATAGCGAAGATTAATGTAGATGAAGCTCTTACGGAACATAATGACTTTAAAGAAGCCTTAATACTCATTACTTCAGGAATGAGTATTTTTGTCATTCTGTGTATAGGTTTCACCTTAATAATAGTTAGAAAAGTAACGAACAAACAATCAGAGCTCAACAGAAGCCTGATAGAAAGACTAGGTAATGCCGCTGAATTTAAAGATAACGATACTGGGATGCACGTCATCAGAATGAGCCATTACGCAAAGATTGTTGCCAAAAACTACGGATGTACTGATATATGGTGTGAGGACTTATTTACTGCTGCCCCTATGCACGACATCGGTAAGATTGGTATTCCAGACAAAATATTGCATAAACCAGGTAAGTTGACTGAGTCGGAATGGATAATAATGAAAGAACACCCAATATTCGGAGCAAAAATAATTGGTGATCATAGCGACCCCTTACTAATTATGGCCAAAGAGATATCTATCGCTCATCATGAAAAATGGGATGGCTCAGGATACCCATATAACCTAGCCAAAGAAGATATACCACTTTCAGCAAGGATTATCGCTATTGCAGACGTGTACGATGCGCTAACAACAGAAAGACCCTATAAAAATGCATGGAGTGATAAGAAAGCCATTGAGCTTATTAAATCAGAATCAGGTGTCCATTTTGACCCTAAAGTCGTTGATGCATTCATTAGATCTATAGATGAAATATTAAAAATGAAAGACAAGTATTGCGATATTAAATGCAATCCAAAAACCCAAGAACATTTATATTTTATTTCAAATTAA
- a CDS encoding putative uncharacterized protein (No significant database matches) — protein MVLAISLIMSSIATAKERVALDVALINEDRYPYFIQPQRGSPENGVYIELLNQIGEMNDIEFKFKFFPQLRVRHLMKYQKVDVEPGIAKEWRTEELEIKNSIYSIPLFKSSEVIIYRKSLFDIPPSKESDFSHLTSCSVLGFHDVNISNIDKDITTEVNSAKMVDMGRCDYMLMPLDIANSTNINRDVIGITPTIKQFDLTLRLTKKNANLLPKINQTIQQLVDDGYIKDLFNKYQKHGEDL, from the coding sequence ATGGTACTAGCCATTTCCCTCATCATGTCATCAATAGCCACCGCAAAAGAAAGAGTCGCTCTTGATGTGGCATTAATAAACGAAGACCGTTACCCATATTTCATCCAACCACAACGTGGGTCTCCTGAAAATGGGGTCTATATTGAATTATTAAACCAGATTGGAGAAATGAACGACATAGAATTTAAATTCAAATTTTTTCCACAATTACGAGTTAGACACCTAATGAAATATCAAAAGGTAGATGTAGAACCTGGCATCGCAAAAGAATGGAGAACTGAAGAACTAGAAATAAAAAACAGCATATACAGTATTCCATTATTTAAATCGTCTGAAGTTATCATATATCGAAAATCTCTTTTTGATATACCACCAAGTAAAGAAAGCGACTTTAGTCACCTAACATCATGCTCAGTACTTGGCTTTCACGATGTAAATATAAGCAATATCGATAAAGATATCACCACAGAAGTAAATTCAGCAAAAATGGTAGATATGGGTAGATGTGACTATATGCTTATGCCTTTAGATATTGCCAACTCAACAAATATCAATAGAGATGTGATAGGGATAACACCAACAATCAAACAATTTGATCTTACGCTTAGACTAACCAAGAAAAACGCAAATCTATTACCAAAAATTAATCAAACTATTCAGCAATTAGTAGACGATGGCTACATTAAAGATCTCTTTAATAAATATCAAAAACATGGAGAAGATCTATGA
- a CDS encoding putative uncharacterized protein (No significant database matches) has protein sequence MDSIIATLLDGSTNRYLYSSYGTVRIVNGKKNIEIHMYKALGAKQTVMLNIGKEAIITTGIINHLLINAKSDSSGDFRLVQQALSEIVNH, from the coding sequence ATGGATAGCATCATTGCAACCTTACTTGATGGTAGTACTAATCGTTACTTGTATAGCTCTTACGGAACGGTTCGTATTGTAAATGGCAAAAAAAATATCGAGATTCATATGTATAAAGCACTTGGTGCAAAGCAAACAGTAATGCTAAATATTGGCAAGGAAGCGATAATTACGACGGGTATTATTAATCATTTATTGATTAACGCTAAATCTGACTCTAGTGGTGATTTTAGACTTGTTCAGCAAGCGTTAAGTGAGATTGTGAATCATTAG
- a CDS encoding V10 pilin: protein MKNKGFTLIELVVVIVILGILSVIAAPRFLRLQDDAKTSVIKGIRSSVDSALRIAYGKLAIEGVESKALLLPGEVPIDGCGECLFSYGYPKRDFDTFYALVNGVGEGEDIQLAYTIEATSAPTLFFTFSDNIIDDSGFPVIKNDSCYVKYEAVVVNTDDDEKSSDYVLTVKEC from the coding sequence GTGAAAAATAAAGGTTTTACGTTAATAGAACTAGTAGTTGTCATTGTTATTCTTGGTATTTTATCAGTAATTGCAGCCCCTCGTTTTCTTAGGCTACAAGACGATGCTAAAACATCGGTAATTAAAGGAATTAGAAGCTCTGTGGATAGCGCACTGAGGATTGCTTATGGAAAACTGGCAATTGAAGGGGTCGAGAGCAAGGCTCTTCTATTACCAGGAGAAGTGCCAATTGATGGGTGCGGAGAGTGTTTATTTTCTTATGGATATCCTAAACGAGATTTTGATACGTTTTATGCGCTAGTTAATGGTGTTGGGGAAGGGGAAGATATCCAGTTAGCTTATACGATAGAGGCCACATCAGCCCCTACATTATTTTTTACATTTTCTGATAATATCATTGATGATTCTGGATTTCCGGTCATAAAAAATGATTCATGTTATGTGAAATATGAAGCGGTTGTAGTGAATACTGATGATGATGAGAAATCAAGTGATTATGTATTAACGGTCAAAGAATGTTAA
- a CDS encoding putative membrane associated regulator, GGDEF family protein: protein MKILLHDKIKWIIAFLVLLAVVFLTVHKIKQDQAEYDRETIKYIERIKASYWASWRFGREVQLLEVEILDAMHNEHSSQQEILDRIDYLVVNYEFLATDTNVFKNIQDYVNSYLDEHMIHLDDGYNLLLSNDNWKENLPSILLTVHKIKEMYDDMVFYEFKGYDLTEFVNKIRDDRKGLLYYIYIALIAATITMPALTYMSKSLRAKSKILETDYLTGLKNRKYCMTELKNKIERGDNIAFCFIDLNGFKEVNDTLGHDAGDQLLKIIANRIPKAIKKGDTFARLGGDEFGLILNDCKNESEITSALIRIMNMISEPMKIDEKIITVGCSSGIATNHDGINSPKELIAAADLTMYDAKKRKHTQTNVYEFYRAV, encoded by the coding sequence ATGAAAATATTACTTCACGATAAAATAAAATGGATAATTGCTTTTTTAGTTTTATTAGCAGTCGTATTTCTGACTGTTCATAAAATAAAACAAGATCAGGCAGAGTATGATCGTGAAACCATTAAGTATATCGAGCGAATAAAAGCGTCTTATTGGGCCTCTTGGAGATTTGGTCGTGAAGTGCAACTCTTAGAGGTAGAAATTCTAGATGCTATGCATAACGAGCACAGTTCACAACAAGAGATCTTAGATAGAATTGATTACCTAGTTGTAAATTATGAGTTTTTAGCCACTGACACAAATGTCTTCAAAAATATACAAGACTATGTAAATAGCTACCTTGATGAACATATGATTCACCTTGATGATGGCTACAATTTACTTTTATCCAATGATAACTGGAAAGAAAATCTTCCTTCAATTTTACTCACAGTACACAAAATTAAAGAAATGTACGATGATATGGTGTTTTATGAATTTAAAGGGTACGATTTAACTGAATTCGTAAATAAAATTAGAGATGATAGAAAAGGTCTTCTTTATTATATATATATTGCCCTTATTGCCGCGACTATTACTATGCCCGCTCTTACCTATATGTCTAAAAGCCTGAGAGCTAAATCTAAAATCTTAGAGACTGATTACCTAACTGGCCTTAAAAATCGAAAGTATTGTATGACTGAACTCAAAAATAAGATTGAGCGTGGTGACAATATAGCTTTCTGCTTTATTGACCTTAATGGATTCAAAGAGGTTAACGATACCCTGGGCCATGATGCGGGTGATCAACTCCTTAAAATTATTGCGAACCGAATTCCAAAGGCAATTAAAAAAGGCGATACATTTGCTAGACTTGGTGGTGATGAGTTTGGATTAATACTTAATGATTGTAAAAACGAATCAGAGATTACGTCTGCTTTAATTCGTATCATGAATATGATAAGTGAACCGATGAAAATAGATGAAAAAATTATTACTGTTGGTTGCTCTTCTGGTATTGCTACTAATCATGATGGTATTAATTCACCAAAAGAATTAATCGCAGCGGCTGACCTAACCATGTATGATGCCAAAAAGAGAAAGCATACTCAAACCAATGTATATGAGTTTTATCGCGCAGTTTAA